The sequence below is a genomic window from Actinokineospora baliensis.
AGTTCGAGGGTGACGCCGCCGCCGACCACGCGCAGGCCGCGGTTGTGCAGCCAACCGGCCTCTTCGCGGGTGTCGATGCCCAGGTCGATGAGCTGCTTGACGCCGCGCGGGGTCAGCCCGTCGCCGCAGACCTTCTCCCTGGGGAAGCTGCTCTTCTCCAGCAGGAGCACGTCGAGCCCGGCCCTGGCCAGGTAGGTCGCCGCGGTCGACCCGGCAGGACCGGCGCCGACCACGATGACCTCAGCGTCCTCGCCAGCCTTGCGGCGGCCGACAGTCGTGCTCATCGCGCTCCTTGTGAAAGCCTTCACGTACCCCGTCGAGTCTAGAGGCAACTGAAACGCCCGGACTGTGATCAGCGATCCACCGGGGAAGGCGCGCAGGACGCAGGAAGGCCGGAGATGACGGATCCAGACCAGGCCACCCCGCCCTTAGGCATCAAAGCTGTCCAGCTCCCGCCTGAACTCCCCCACGCTAGGCCTGCCCGCGCGGCCCGGTTCGTCGCTTCCGCTCTTATCCTCGCCACCACTGCTGTCGCCCTCTTGGCCGCATGGCAGGCGTGGCGCTCTTATTGGCTGGTCAGGGACGTCTTCTCGGCGATACCCACGGTCACCGATGAGCAGTTGAAGGTCGCTGCGGACCGCAGCACCCTCCTCTCTTACGCCTGGCTGGCCGGAGTGGTGCTGTCCGGCATCGCGTTCCTCGCGTGGCTGTGGCGGGCGCGGATCAACTCGGCGCGGATCTGCGACGCGCCTCAGCGGCTGCGGATCCGCTGGTCGGTGCTGGCGTGGTTCGTGCCGATCGGCAACCTGTGGCTGCCGCAGATGGTGCTCGGGGACGTGTGGCGGGCGAGCAGGCCCGACACCCCGGCGCGCGGCGGCGACCTGCGGAAGGTCCCGGCGAGCAAGCTGATCGCGATCTGGTGGGCGCTGTTCGTGGTGATGCACGGGGTCGACCTGTTCGCGGTGAACCTGCTCACCAGGGACAGCTCGGTGGCGACCTTCGAGTCGGTCTTCTACGCGAACTCGCTCAGCGGCGGCCTGGCGGTGCTGACCGCGCTCGCGGCCCTGGTGCTCATGCGCCGGGTCGACCGGTGGCAGGACGACCGGGAGATGATCCGCTAGTCCGGGTTGGTCGCCCGGTGCAGTGCGACCACGCCGAAGGTCAGGTTCAGCCACTCCACCTCGCGCCAGCCCGCCTTGGCGATGAGCTCGGCCACGGTGCGCTGGTCGTGCCAGTCGCGCATGGATTCGGCCAGGTAGGAGTAGGCCTCGCTGTTGGACGAGAACGGCTTGGTGACCAGCGGCAGGCCGCGCAGCACCGTGTTGCGGTAGAGCCACCGCAGCGGGCGCAGCGGCGGCTGGGAGACCTCGCAGATGACCAGGCGGCCGCCGGGGCGCACCACGCGGCGCATCTCGGCGAGGGCGGCGACGGTGTCGTTCATGTTGCGCAGCCCGAAGGACACGGTGACCGCGTCGAAGGCGTCGGTGGCGAACGGCAGGTGGAAGGCGTCCGCGGCGACCCTGGGCACGCCCCGGTCGGCCCCGCCGCGCAGCATCTCCAGGGAGAAGTCGGCGGCGACGCACCAGGCCCCGGAGCGGGCGTACTCGACGGTGGACACGGCGGTCCCGGCGGCCAGGTCGAGGACCTTCTCCCCCGGCGACGCGTCGAGCACCTGGCGGGTCGTCTCGCGCCAGCGGCGGTCGAAGCCCATCGTCATCACCGTGTTGGTGCGGTCGTACCCCTTGGCGACCCCGTCGAACATCACGGCGATGTCGCGGGGGTCCTTGTCCAAACCGGCGCGAGCCATCATGTGCGCAGACTACGAGGGTCCCGGTGGCCGCGTCATGCCAGGCTCATCGCGGTGAGCATGCCGCGCACGGAGCTCGGCCAGTCGAACTGCTCGGCGCGGGCCCTGGCGGCCGCGCGGCGGTCCGGTTCGGGCACGGAGAGCAGGCCCTCGACGGCGTCCGCGAACGCGGGGGCGTCGTCGGACACCGCGTGACCGCAGTCGGGCCCGACGATCTCCGGTAGCGCCGAGGACTCGGATACGACGACGGGGGTCCCGGACGCAAGGGCCTCCAAAGCCGCCAGACCGAAGGTCTCGTGCGGACCGGGGGCCAGCGAGACGTCGGCACTGGCGAGTAGCCGGGCCACGTCTGAACGGTCGGAGAGGAAGCCGAGGAAGGTCACCGGCAGTCCTGCCGCGCGCCTACGGAGTGAACCCATCTTAGGGCCGTCACCAGCCACTACGAGTCTGGCGTTGGTTCCGGCGGCGTGGAGTTCGGCGAGGGTATCGATGCTTCGGTCCACGTGCTTCTCTGGGGATAACCGACCGCAGTGGACTAAGAGGGCGTCGGCGCCATGGGCTAGTTCGGCGCGGAGGGCTACGTCGTGGTTGGACGGCGTGAAGGCGGTCAGGTCCACGCCAAGAGGCACGCGGGCGACGTTGCTAACGCCGATGCGGTCGAACTCGGCGCGGGCGAACGCGGTGGTGCACACGACGGTGTCGTAGCTGGCGGCCATCCGGCGGTTCGCGGCATCAGCGACAGAACGGGCAACCGGTCCGGGTAGGAGGAACTGCTCCAGTAGGCGGTCGAGCCGTTCGTGCGAGATCACCACGCTGGGGATGTCCCGTCCTGCGGCCCAGCGGCCCATCCCGCGCAGGGTGAGCCGGTCGGAGACTTCCAACCGGTCTGGGCGTAGTCGGGCTAAGAGGGATGCCACGCGTAAGGGGTCGACCGCGCGATAGCCACCCGTACCGGGGATGTGTGGCGCGGGCAGCGTTATGCGACGGACCCCGTTCGGTAGGCACTCGTCTCCGGTGCGTCTACCGGGGACAACCAGTACTACGTCGTGCCCGCTCGCCACGTACCCACCGCCGAGGTGGTGCAGGGCTGTTCGCAGGCCGCCGGAGCGCGGACCGTAGAAGTTCGCGAGCTGCACGATCCGCATGGCTTACGCGGCCTTCGACCTTCTTCCCAGCGCGACCGCGTCGTAGTGGCCGAGGAGTTCCTCGCACACCGCGCTCCATGTGCGAGTGAGCACAGCAGACCTGCCCGCCGCACCCATGCGGCGTCGCAGGAGAGCGTCGGTGAGCCTGTCGACGGCGGGTACGAGCTGGGCGGCGAACTGGTCCGGGTCGAGCAGGAACCCGGTGCGGCCGTGGTCGACGAGGTCGCGCGGGCCACCAGCGTTGGGCGCGATCACGGGCAATCCGGAAGCCATCGCCTCTTGGACGGCCTGGCAGAACGTCTCGTGCGGTCCGGTGTGCACGAACACGTCGAGGCTCGCGTAGGCGGCAGCGAGCTCGGCGCCGTCGCGGAACCCGAGGAACGCGGCGTTGGGCATGCGCTCACGCAACGCCCGGTTGTCAGGCCCGTCCCCGACGACCACTACGCGCACCCCGGGCAGCGAGTCGAGCGCGGCTAGGTGCTCTACGCGCTTTTCCGGGGCAAGCCTGCCGACGTACCCGACCAGCAGTTCGCCGTTAGGCGCGAGCTGAGTTCGCAGTGACCGGTCGACGTGCTCAGGCGCGAACCTGCGGATGTCGACTCCCCGAGCCCACCGGTGCACCCGCGGGATG
It includes:
- a CDS encoding DUF4328 domain-containing protein; translation: MTDPDQATPPLGIKAVQLPPELPHARPARAARFVASALILATTAVALLAAWQAWRSYWLVRDVFSAIPTVTDEQLKVAADRSTLLSYAWLAGVVLSGIAFLAWLWRARINSARICDAPQRLRIRWSVLAWFVPIGNLWLPQMVLGDVWRASRPDTPARGGDLRKVPASKLIAIWWALFVVMHGVDLFAVNLLTRDSSVATFESVFYANSLSGGLAVLTALAALVLMRRVDRWQDDREMIR
- a CDS encoding demethylmenaquinone methyltransferase produces the protein MARAGLDKDPRDIAVMFDGVAKGYDRTNTVMTMGFDRRWRETTRQVLDASPGEKVLDLAAGTAVSTVEYARSGAWCVAADFSLEMLRGGADRGVPRVAADAFHLPFATDAFDAVTVSFGLRNMNDTVAALAEMRRVVRPGGRLVICEVSQPPLRPLRWLYRNTVLRGLPLVTKPFSSNSEAYSYLAESMRDWHDQRTVAELIAKAGWREVEWLNLTFGVVALHRATNPD
- a CDS encoding glycosyltransferase, producing the protein MRIVQLANFYGPRSGGLRTALHHLGGGYVASGHDVVLVVPGRRTGDECLPNGVRRITLPAPHIPGTGGYRAVDPLRVASLLARLRPDRLEVSDRLTLRGMGRWAAGRDIPSVVISHERLDRLLEQFLLPGPVARSVADAANRRMAASYDTVVCTTAFARAEFDRIGVSNVARVPLGVDLTAFTPSNHDVALRAELAHGADALLVHCGRLSPEKHVDRSIDTLAELHAAGTNARLVVAGDGPKMGSLRRRAAGLPVTFLGFLSDRSDVARLLASADVSLAPGPHETFGLAALEALASGTPVVVSESSALPEIVGPDCGHAVSDDAPAFADAVEGLLSVPEPDRRAAARARAEQFDWPSSVRGMLTAMSLA
- a CDS encoding glycosyltransferase family 4 protein gives rise to the protein MRVAIVTESFLPQVNGVTNSVLRVLEHLDQRGHRAMVVAPGAGPDRHLGVDVVRVRAVDLPVITSLPIGLPSPKMLTDLAEFDPDVIHLASPFVLGAGGLWAAKRLGVPTVAVYQTDVAGFAASYGLSRGARAAWRWIRRVHSGADRTLAPSTAAVADLTRHGIPRVHRWARGVDIRRFAPEHVDRSLRTQLAPNGELLVGYVGRLAPEKRVEHLAALDSLPGVRVVVVGDGPDNRALRERMPNAAFLGFRDGAELAAAYASLDVFVHTGPHETFCQAVQEAMASGLPVIAPNAGGPRDLVDHGRTGFLLDPDQFAAQLVPAVDRLTDALLRRRMGAAGRSAVLTRTWSAVCEELLGHYDAVALGRRSKAA